One genomic segment of Brassica napus cultivar Da-Ae chromosome A3, Da-Ae, whole genome shotgun sequence includes these proteins:
- the LOC106438911 gene encoding SNF1-related protein kinase catalytic subunit alpha KIN10-like has product MDGSGGVESILRNYKLGRVLGIGSFGKVKKAEHTLTGHNVAIKIISRRKIKNMEMEEKVRREIKIMSLFMHPHIIRLYEVIETTTDIYLVMEYVNSGELFDYIVQKGRLQEDEARKFFQQIISGVEYCHRNMVVHRDLKPENLLLESKCNVKIADFGLSNVMRDGHFLKTSCGSPNYAAPEVISGKLYAGPEVDVWSCGVILYALLCGTLPFDDENLPHLYKKIKGGIYILPSHLSAGARDLIPKMLVVDPMKRVTIAEIRQHHWFQPHLPRYLAVPPPDTAQQAKKINEAILQEVINMGFDRNHLIESLRNRTQNDGTVTYYLILDNRFRGSGGYLRAGFQETMDGTSRMHPAESVASHVRLPGLMELQGAGLRSQYPVERNWALGLQSRAHPREIMTEVQKALQDLNVRWKKIGPYNIKCRWVPNNADGMVSNSMRDNSHFGDDSSMGAAVKPPNVVKFETQLYKTQDGKYLLDLQRVHGAQFLFLELCAAFLTQLRVL; this is encoded by the exons AGATCATCAGTCGTCGCAAAATCAAGAACATGGAGATGGAGGAAAAAG TGAGGAGAGAGATCAAAATCATGAGTCTCTTTATGCATCCTCACATCATCCGTCTCTATGAGGTCATAGAGACTACCACAGATATTTATCTTGTCATGGAGTATGTGAACTCTGGTGAGCTATTTGACTATATCGTACAGAAGGGTAGACTACAGGAGGACGAGGCCAGAAAGTTTTTTCAGCAg ATAATATCGGGAGTGGAGTATTGCCATCGGAATATGGTAGTTCACAGAGACCTTAAGCCTGAAAACTTGCTTTTAGAATCCAAATGCAATGTAAAGATTGCTGATTTTGGCCTGAGCAACGTTATGCGAGATGGCCATTTTTTGAAGACAAGCTGTGGAAGTCCAAACTACGCTGCTCCAGAG GTCATTTCGGGCAAATTATATGCTGGCCCTGAAGTAGACGTATGGAGCTGTGGTGTGATACTCTACGCTCTTCTTTGTGGGACTCTTCCGTTCGATGATGAGAACCTTCCCCACCTTTATAAGAAGATAAAG GGAGGGATATATATACTACCTAGCCATCTATCAGCTGGTGCAAGAGATTTGATCCCCAAGATGCTCGTGGTCGACCCCATGAAAAGAGTAACCATCGCTGAGATCCGGCAACACCATTGGTTCCAACCTCATCTTCCAAGGTATTTAGCTGTTCCTCCTCCAGATACGGCGCAGCAGGCCAAGAAG ATTAATGAGGCGATTCTGCAAGAAGTTATCAATATGGGATTTGACAGAAACCACCTCATTGAATCTCTCCGCAACCGGACTCAGAATGAT GGCACTGTGACATACTATCTGATACTGGACAACCGGTTCCGTGGCTCTGGTGGTTATCTCAGGGCCGGGTTTCAAGAGACTATG gaTGGTACTTCGCGTATGCATCCAGCAGAAAGCGTAGCTTCACACGTTAGGCTTCCAGGACTAATGGAACTCCAAGGAGCTGGCTTGAGATCTCAGTACCCTGTTGAGAGAAATTGGGCTCTTGGACTTCAG TCTAGGGCTCATCCGCGTGAAATAATGACAGAGGTCCAGAAAGCCCTGCAAGATTTGAATGTTCGTTGGAAGAAGATAGGGCCCTACAACATCAAGTGCAGATGGGTTCCTAACAACGCTGATGGAATGGTCAGTAACTCGATGCGCGATAACAGCCACTTTGGAGATGACTCCAGCATGGGCGCAGCTGTTAAGCCTCCTAATGTTGTCAAGTTTGAAACTCAG TTGTATAAAACTCAGGACGGCAAGTATCTGCTGGATCTTCAGAGGGTACATGGAGCTCAGTTTCTGTTCTTGGAGCTATGTGCTGCTTTTCTTACTCAGCTCCGAGTCCTCTGA
- the LOC106442081 gene encoding wall-associated receptor kinase-like 10 gives MSHESIFSLLILLTILFLMNFDSASSSCQKKCGTVEIPFPFGIGKGCYFNEWYAIKCVNNNSTFLSVARKEVLYIALPGEYRVQGFDSYGSVYIKNPITSKGCSSNDEEDVSLLDLTNSPFYVSYKNTLIAVGCNMRASLETAETSMVGCTSTCGTTTQQLLPTPIRNYLAYASCKVKKWKTGVQSSHCDAGSTENQTVCNGIGCCQASMPDELQQLVGVTIDDNTTTSGGCKVALLTDDPFIFEDISDPRHLHVKGYSTVELGWFIHTTNYSFIESLGCVITDKFNSTQPSYRRNCTCSYLADTDYYASCACNKGYRGNPYVPGGCKDIDECQENKITKGHELCSPGSTCANHQGYYTCVPPKTRPIAIGIVIGFVILISIGGLYCLYKLFKRQRRINRKKKFFKRNGGLLLQQQLISTEGNVEQTKIFSSKELEKATENFSINRVLGQGGQGTVYKGMLVDGRIVAVKKSKVVDEDKLEEFINEVVILSQINHRNIVKLFGCCLETQVPVLVYEFIPNGNLFEHLHDELDDDTMTTWEVRLRIATDVAGALSYLHSAASFPIYHRDIKSTNIMLDEKCRAKVSDFGTSRSVTVDHTHLTTVVSGTVGYVDPEYFQSSQFTDKSDVYSFGVVLVELITGAKAISYIRSEENRTLATYFILAMKEDRLEEIIDARIKEQCKLEQVRVAAKLARKCLNLKGKKRPSMREVSMELEKLRSLHGHPQPQVHVIESDEEDEIMEVNIGIESRNNVNVAVTDNVASSFLDVEPLFPRQTW, from the exons ATGAGCCATGAGAGTATCTTTTCCCTCTTGATCCTTCTCACCATACTCTTTTTGATGAACTTTGATTCTGCCTCGAGCTCTTGTCAAAAAAAATGTGGCACAGTGGAGATCCCCTTCCCATTTGGAATCGGAAAGGGTTGCTATTTCAACGAATGGTACGCAATCAAATGTGTTAATAATAACTCTACCTTCCTTTCTGTCGCTAGAAAGGAGGTTTTGTATATTGCCCTTCCGGGTGAATATCGCGTTCAAGGTTTTGATTCATACGGGTCAGTTTATATCAAGAACCCTATAACTTCAAAAGGATGTTCCAGCAACGACGAGGAAGATGTATCACTTTTAGATCTGACGAACAGCCCTTTTTACGTCAGCTACAAGAATACTCTTATTGCTGTTGGTTGCAACATGAGGGCATCGTTAGAAACTGCGGAGACAAGCATGGTGGGATGCACCTCTACTTGCGGCACAACAACACAACAGCTCTTGCCTACGCCCATTCGAAACTATCTCGCCTACGCTAGTTGTAAAGTCAAGAAATGGAAAACAGGCGTGCAATCCTCTCACTGTGATGCAGGAAGCACTGAGAATCAAACAGTCTGCAATGGTATTGGATGCTGCCAGGCAAGTATGCCGGACGAGCTTCAACAGCTCGTTGGCGTGACAATAGATGACAATACCACAACTTCAGGAGGGTGCAAAGTTGCCTTATTAACGGACGATCCATTCATTTTCGAAGACATATCTGATCCGAGACATCTTCATGTTAAAGGATATTCTACGGTTGAGTTAGGATGGTTCATTCATACAACCAACTATTCCTTCATAGAATCCTTGGGATGCGTTATAACAGATAAATTCAATAGTACTCAACCCTCTTACAGAAGAAACTGTACATGCAGCTATTTAGCCGATACTGATTACTATGCAAGTTGTGCGTGCAACAAGGGTTATAGAGGCAACCCATATGTTCCCGGCGGATGCAAAG ATATTGATGAAtgccaagaaaataaaattactaaaggTCATGAGCTCTGTTCGCCGGGGTCCACTTGTGCTAATCATCAAGGATACTATACTTGCGTACCTCCAAAGACTAGGCCAATTGCTATAG GGATTGTTATTGGCTTCGTAATATTGATATCAATTGGTGGACTGTACTGTCTATACAAGTTATTTAAAAGACAAAGGAGGATCAACCGCAAAAAGAAGTTTTTCAAGCGAAATGGAGGTCTATTGTTACAACAACAATTGATTTCAACGGAAGGCAATGTGgagcaaacaaaaatattcagCTCGAAAGAGTTGGAGAAAGCCACAGAGAATTTTAGCATAAACAGGGTACTTGGACAAGGTGGTCAAGGTACTGTGTACAAGGGAATGTTGGTAGACGGTAGAATCGTGGCAGTCAAGAAATCAAAAGTTGTCGACGAAGACAAACTTGAAGAGTTCATCAATGAAGTTGTCATTCTCTCACAAATCAACCATAGGAACATTGTCAAACTCTTCGGTTGTTGTCTTGAGACACAAGTACCAGTTTTGGTTTACGAGTTTATTCCTAATGGTAATCTTTTTGAACATCTTCACGATGAGCTTGACGACGACACAATGACGACTTGGGAAGTGCGTTTACGCATTGCTACAGATGTCGCTGGAGCTCTTTCGTATTTGCATTCGGCTGCATCATTCCCTATTTATCACAGAGACATTAAATCTACAAACATAATGTTGGATGAGAAATGTCGAGCCAAGGTGTCTGATTTCGGCACTTCAAGGTCCGTAACGGTGGATCATACACACCTAACAACAGTGGTTTCAGGTACGGTAGGATATGTGGATCCAGAGTACTTTCAATCTAGCCAGTTCACGGACAAGAGTGATGTGTATAGTTTTGGAGTTGTGCTAGTGGAGCTCATCACTGGAGCAAAGGCAATTTCTTATATCCGGTCCGAAGAAAATAGGACACTGGCAACGTATTTCATCCTCGCAATGAAAGAGGATAGACTCGAAGAAATCATCGATGCTCGAATCAAAGAGCAGTGCAAGTTGGAACAAGTTAGGGTGGCAGCAAAACTCGCAAGGAAATGTTTGAACCTCAAAGGGAAAAAACGACCAAGCATGAGAGAAGTGTCGATGGAATTGGAGAAGCTTCGGTCATTGCATGGACATCCTCAACCACAAGTCCATGTTATTGAAAGCGATGAAGAGGATGAAATCATGGAAGTGAACATAGGCATTGAATCGAGGAACAATGTTAACGTAGCTGTTACTGACAATGTTGCATCTTCATTCTTAGATGTTGAACCATTGTTTCCTCGTCAAACATGGTag
- the LOC106438912 gene encoding cyclin-dependent kinase C-2 C-like, with amino-acid sequence MGCFNSKHSSPAGPPRRLRRRLDAAVHRSHPQNNHNRHVLPTPPSNRHVVNSSPKKHRKHDNDAPRSKTTGVSLRSGLSHGNVEAEQVAAGWPSWLSSAAPEAVHGWIPLRAEDFVKREKIGQGTYSNVFRACEVSTGRVMALKKIRVQNFETENIRFIAREIMILRRLDHPNIMKLEGIIASRNSNSMYFVFDYMEHDLEGLCTSPDIKFTEAQIKCYMQQLIWGVEHCHLRGIMHRDIKAANILVNNKGVLKLADFGLANIVTPRNKNQLTSRVVTLWYRAPELLMGSTSYSLSVDLWSVGCVFAEILTGRPLLKGRTEIEQLHKIYKLCGSPNEDLWEKNKLHPQTKMFKTQHQYEGCLRERFEEFPKTAIDLLENLLSIDPEKRGTASSALMSEYFNTKPYACDPSTLPKYPPNKEMDAKYREELQRRRRVTIKKRDNLASKKTGKSRRTIREPTNLTKLPTQQESKKEAETEIIVQTPSETSQATTRSEFPYTGLSQTTAPASGFAWAGTKKRKENDAASTLTYNQPAGSASHVSGMSMAFAKNTFGLTINEDKPFLRPHVSLDSSGVHHKKPEDDTVSQMNAGANANAKIFQTNGMNEILRRTESDARVGVRKPPRIERG; translated from the exons ATGGGTTGCTTCAACTCCAAGCATTCTTCTCCTGCGGGTCCTCCACGCCGTCTCCGCCGCCGTTTAGATGCAGCCGTCCACCGAAGTCATCCCCAAAACAACCACAACCGTCATGTTCTTCCCACTCCGCCCTCTAATCGCCATGTCGTCAACTCATCTCCTAAAAAACATCGCAAACATGACAACGATGCTCCAAGATCGAAGACGACCGGAGTTAGTTTGAGATCAGGATTGTCGCATGGCAATGTAGAGGCTGAGCAGGTTGCGGCTGGTTGGCCCTCCTGGCTTAGCTCTGCCGCACCGGAGGCCGTTCATGGGTGGATCCCATTACGCGCCGAGGACTTTGTAAAAAGAGAGAAG ATTGGGCAAGGGACGTATAGCAACGTGTTCAGGGCCTGTGAGGTATCGACGGGACGAGTTATGGCTCTGAAGAAAATAAGGGTTCAGAATTTTGAAACAGAAAACATAAGATTCATAGCGAGAGAAATCATGATTTTGAGAAGATTAGATCATCCAAACATCATGAAACTCGAAGGGATCATCGCGTCACGTAATTCAAACAGCATGTACTTTGTGTTCGATTACATGGAGCACGATCTCGAAGGCTTATGTACATCTCCTGACATCAAATTCACCGAGGCAcag ataAAATGCTACATGCAGCAGCTTATATGGGGAGTAGAACATTGTCATTTACGAGGGATCATGCACAGAGACATTAAAGCCGCAAACATTCTGGTGAATAACAAAGGAGTTTTAAAGCTAGCTGATTTCGGACTAGCTAATATTGTAACACCAAGAAACAAGAATCAGTTAACAAGTCGGGTTGTGACGCTATGGTACCGTGCACCAGAACTCCTAATGGGTTCCACGAGTTATAGCTTATCAGTCGATCTTTGGAGCGTTGGATGTGTTTTCGCTGAGATTCTTACCGGAAGACCACTTCTTAAAGGAAGAACAGAG ATTGAACAACTTCATAAAATTTACAAACTATGTGGATCACCAAATGAAGACCTTTGGGAAAAGAACAAGCTCCATCCTCAAactaagatgtttaaaacacaACATCAATATGAAGGTTGTCTGAGAGAAAGATTTGAGGAGTTTCCGAAAACAGCAATTGATCTTCTCGAGAATCTATTATCTATAGATCCAGAAAAACGAGGAACTGCCTCTTCTGCTCTTATGTCAGAG TACTTTAACACAAAGCCTTACGCTTGTGATCCATCGACGTTACCTAAGTACCCTCCTAATAAAGAAATGGATGCTAAGTACCGTGAAGAACTTCAACGAAG GAGAAGAGTTACTATAAAGAAAAGAGATAACTTGGCATCAAAGAAAACGGGAAAATCACGTAGAACAATCAGAGAGCCTACAAACCTTACCAAGTTACCAACCCAACAG GAATCGAAGAAGGAAGCCGAGACAGAGATCATTGTCCAGACACCATCAGAGACATCTCAAGCGACCACTCGAAGCGAGTTTCCTTACACCGGTTTATCTCAAACCACGGCTCCAGCAAGCGGGTTTGCATGGGCAGGGACGAAGAAGAGGAAAGAAAACGACGCAGCTTCAACGCTAACTTATAACCAGCCTGCAGGATCAGCTAGCCACGTGAGTGGCATGAGCATGGCGTTTGCAAAGAACACTTTTGGGCTAACAATAAATGAAGACAAACCGTTTCTTAGGCCGCACGTTTCTCTAGACTCCTCTGGCGTGCATCACAAGAAACCGGAAGATGATACGGTGAGTCAAATGAATGCTGGGGCGAATGCGAATGCGAAGATTTTTCAAACTAATGGGATGAATGAGATACTACGGAGGACTGAGAGTGATGCCAGAGTCGGTGTTCGGAAACCGCCAAGAATAGAAAGAGGTTGA
- the LOC111198362 gene encoding probable WRKY transcription factor 58 isoform X1 has translation MAVEDDVSSMRTTTLVAPTRPTITVPQRPPAIETAAYLFGSGDGLSLSPGPLSFVSSLFVDSFPDVLTPDNQRTTSFSQLLAGAISVSPGGGGGRSMAGMFAGGSTMFTIPSGLSPSSLLTSPMFFPPQQSPGQTSLVQPQRIDSFPNQMPPSTSTAVHGRQYFEVSQADHRARNHYNNPANNNNNNRSYNVVNVDKPADDGYNWRKYGQKPIKGCEYPRSYYKCTQVNCPVKKKVERSSDGQITQIIYKGQHDHEKPQNRRGGAGGGRNSGEIGDIHYIGGSGQMMESSDDSGYGKDHDNDTDDDDLPASKLRKTDGGVSTTHRSVTEPKIVVQTRSEVDLLDDGYRWRKYGQKVVKGNPHPRSYYKCTTANCTVRKHVERASTDVKAVITTYEGKHNHDVPAPRNGTAASSSATAGTSDHHRMTSMSGHMSFANTNNTGQSPVLLRLKEENK, from the exons ATGGCGGTGGAGGACGATGTATCTTCGATGAGAACGACGACGTTAGTAGCTCCAACAAGACCCACGATCACAGTTCCTCAGAGACCACCGGCGATTGAAACGGCTGCGTATCTATTTGGCAGTGGAGATGGGCTTAGTCTGAGCCCAGGGCCACTTTCTTTTGTCTCGTCTTTGTTCGTTGATAGCTTCCCTGACGTTCTGACGCCGGATAATCAAAGGACAACATCGTTTTCTCAGCTTCTCGCCGGAGCTATCTCGGTGTCTCCAGGCGGAGGCGGAGGACGTTCGATGGCGGGGATGTTCGCCGGAGGAAGTACGATGTTTACAATTCCTTCTGGCCTTAGCCCTTCTAGTCTTCTTACCTCTCCCATGTTCTTTCCACCTCAG CAGTCACCAGGTCAGACCAGCCTTGTCCAACCGCAACGAATAGACTCATTTCCTAACCAGATGCCGCCATCGACATCCACGGCCGTGCATGGTCGtcaatattttgaagtttcGCAAGCTGATCATAGAGCTAGAAACCATTATAATAATCCGGCgaataacaacaataataacCGGTCGTATAACGTGGTGAACGTTGATAAACCGGCGGATGACGGTTATAACTGGAGGAAGTACGGCCAAAAGCCGATCAAAGGGTGTGAATATCCGAGGAGTTATTACAAATGCACTCAGGTTAATTGTCCGGTTAAGAAGAAGGTTGAACGGTCATCAGATGGGCAGATCACTCAGATAATTTACAAAGGTCAGCATGACCACGAGAAGCCTCAAAACCGTCGAGGTGGTGCTGGTGGTGGCAGAAATTCTGGTGAAATTGGTGATATTCATTACATTGGTGGTTCAGGACAGATGATGGAATCTAGTGATGACAGTGGTTATGGTAAGGATCATGATAATGATACTGATGATGACGATCTTCCGGCTTCAAAGTTAAG AAAAACTGACGGTGGTGTGTCGACGACTCACCGGTCGGTGACCGAGCCGAAGATCGTCGTTCAGACAAGAAGTGAAGTCGACCTTCTCGACGATGGTTATAGGTGGCGCAAGTATGGACAAAAAGTTGTCAAAGgaaatccccatccaag GAGCTATTATAAATGTACAACGGCGAATTGTACGGTCCGTAAACATGTAGAGAGAGCTTCAACGGATGTGAAGGCTGTCATTACAACTTACGAAGGTAAACATAATCACGACGTCCCTGCCCCTAGAAACGGCACTGCTGCATCATCCTCAGCCACGGCGGGAACGTCCGACCATCACCGTATGACATCAATGTCGGGGCATATGAGTTTCGCTAACACCAATAATACAGGCCAATCTCCGGTTCTTTTGAGAttgaaagaagaaaacaaataa
- the LOC111198362 gene encoding probable WRKY transcription factor 58 isoform X2, which produces MAVEDDVSSMRTTTLVAPTRPTITVPQRPPAIETAAYLFGSGDGLSLSPGPLSFVSSLFVDSFPDVLTPDNQRTTSFSQLLAGAISVSPGGGGGRSMAGMFAGGSTMFTIPSGLSPSSLLTSPMFFPPQSPGQTSLVQPQRIDSFPNQMPPSTSTAVHGRQYFEVSQADHRARNHYNNPANNNNNNRSYNVVNVDKPADDGYNWRKYGQKPIKGCEYPRSYYKCTQVNCPVKKKVERSSDGQITQIIYKGQHDHEKPQNRRGGAGGGRNSGEIGDIHYIGGSGQMMESSDDSGYGKDHDNDTDDDDLPASKLRKTDGGVSTTHRSVTEPKIVVQTRSEVDLLDDGYRWRKYGQKVVKGNPHPRSYYKCTTANCTVRKHVERASTDVKAVITTYEGKHNHDVPAPRNGTAASSSATAGTSDHHRMTSMSGHMSFANTNNTGQSPVLLRLKEENK; this is translated from the exons ATGGCGGTGGAGGACGATGTATCTTCGATGAGAACGACGACGTTAGTAGCTCCAACAAGACCCACGATCACAGTTCCTCAGAGACCACCGGCGATTGAAACGGCTGCGTATCTATTTGGCAGTGGAGATGGGCTTAGTCTGAGCCCAGGGCCACTTTCTTTTGTCTCGTCTTTGTTCGTTGATAGCTTCCCTGACGTTCTGACGCCGGATAATCAAAGGACAACATCGTTTTCTCAGCTTCTCGCCGGAGCTATCTCGGTGTCTCCAGGCGGAGGCGGAGGACGTTCGATGGCGGGGATGTTCGCCGGAGGAAGTACGATGTTTACAATTCCTTCTGGCCTTAGCCCTTCTAGTCTTCTTACCTCTCCCATGTTCTTTCCACCTCAG TCACCAGGTCAGACCAGCCTTGTCCAACCGCAACGAATAGACTCATTTCCTAACCAGATGCCGCCATCGACATCCACGGCCGTGCATGGTCGtcaatattttgaagtttcGCAAGCTGATCATAGAGCTAGAAACCATTATAATAATCCGGCgaataacaacaataataacCGGTCGTATAACGTGGTGAACGTTGATAAACCGGCGGATGACGGTTATAACTGGAGGAAGTACGGCCAAAAGCCGATCAAAGGGTGTGAATATCCGAGGAGTTATTACAAATGCACTCAGGTTAATTGTCCGGTTAAGAAGAAGGTTGAACGGTCATCAGATGGGCAGATCACTCAGATAATTTACAAAGGTCAGCATGACCACGAGAAGCCTCAAAACCGTCGAGGTGGTGCTGGTGGTGGCAGAAATTCTGGTGAAATTGGTGATATTCATTACATTGGTGGTTCAGGACAGATGATGGAATCTAGTGATGACAGTGGTTATGGTAAGGATCATGATAATGATACTGATGATGACGATCTTCCGGCTTCAAAGTTAAG AAAAACTGACGGTGGTGTGTCGACGACTCACCGGTCGGTGACCGAGCCGAAGATCGTCGTTCAGACAAGAAGTGAAGTCGACCTTCTCGACGATGGTTATAGGTGGCGCAAGTATGGACAAAAAGTTGTCAAAGgaaatccccatccaag GAGCTATTATAAATGTACAACGGCGAATTGTACGGTCCGTAAACATGTAGAGAGAGCTTCAACGGATGTGAAGGCTGTCATTACAACTTACGAAGGTAAACATAATCACGACGTCCCTGCCCCTAGAAACGGCACTGCTGCATCATCCTCAGCCACGGCGGGAACGTCCGACCATCACCGTATGACATCAATGTCGGGGCATATGAGTTTCGCTAACACCAATAATACAGGCCAATCTCCGGTTCTTTTGAGAttgaaagaagaaaacaaataa